The DNA segment AGGGGGGTCGTTTGCACAGTGAACACACTCTAATGTTTAAGCCAATTCGTGGAAAAGACTGAAGGATGATTACAAGCAGTAAACTAAAATTGTAATGTACGCTTAATTTAAAAATGAACGAATTTGTTTATCTCCAGCTGCGTATactttatttatactaatgttgAGTTGAAAAGGACTGTTACAAAATGTGGAGCAGAGTGAACCACATTTCTCCTATTGATAGGAGGCACTGAATCAAGATATCGGTGTCTGATATCTCTTAAGGTTGCTTGGCTCGAGATTTCCAAGGTTGAATGTGATTGTGGCAACAACTAGATCCTTGACTACGTGAAGCAAGGGTTCCTGAATCAAGTTTATagtaaatttcaattttttatactctaaatttttttttttttatctattttatttcatttcacctactatttttattaatattataactATTTTTATCTACTTTAGTTTAgttgcaaaaatatatatattaatattatattcgAAAGCCAAATTTGGCTTCGAACCAACCCCACCTAATTTCAACTTTGAACTAACTTCCAATTTAGACCCATATCATATCAAACATAACGTCCGAAATGCAAACATGTTTTGTCCTGCTCTACCAACAACATGATTTTCACTCAGAATCAGAATTAATGCTTAATtcattgaaaaaagaaaaaagaaaaatcaatgcTATTTCTTGAGTAAAGAATACACAAAACTAACACTTGCACCTCTTCTAGAACCGAAGATTTTCAGTTGCAAATCATTCAGAAATCCACTAAAGCTTTATAATTTACAATCTAGCCACAACAATTGAAGTAAGAGTTTTAAAAGTTTCAACTGGGTACATACATAAATTAATATTGCATTGTTTAGCTATCATATGACCCAAAACCAAGCTACAATTGATCCGACGGCCAGACCGACAACTAGGAACAACACAATCACAATCCCAGCAGTCTCAGCATGCTGTATTGGGACAACTTTAGGAGCTAGAATCATCAAAACACTTGTGAAGTAGCCGTTAGTAAGGCCCAAAAGACACGTTAGGATCGTTACTGGAATCTCCGTTCGAAAGAATTCAGGACCGTGCAAGCAAACTAAGAAGAGTGGAAAGAAGATCAACCTTGCGAAACTACATCCAATGGCTAGCTTTGCATTCTCTATCAGGTACACTGAAGTCAAGGACTTTCCAACCAGGTCAAATATGTTGTAGCCAGCAATGAGAAGTATTGCATACCAGTCCTTGAGAGTCTCAGAGTGAACATCCTCTGTTATATAACCAGGAAATATTGAGAGAGTAACAGTATAGATTACCAAGATCCCAATTCCGTGCCATTTGACACTCCCGACAATCTCCAACAAGGTTGATCTCCACTGAGCCCCAGTTAGCGGCCCCTTCTCCTTCTTTTCCTCGTTCACAGCCTGACTTTTCAAATCTGTGTAGTACTTTATAACGGGAAGGTGATGTGCCACATTATAGAAGACAATACATATGGCCATGACCACAATACTGACAACAAAATAAAGATTTGCACTTTTTCTCACACCAGCTTCATCTTGTGTAAATACAGCTTTGGTTACGATCCTCAGAAACGAAACAAGTACTCCTACATTCAATAACTACCAATCATAAAGTTCTTGTTCAGGTAATTGTACTAAGCTTGAATATTTCAACAAAACAGAAAATACCATGACTCAGTTTTAAAGGCACTGTTAGAGGAGTATGGAGTAATCCAACAAATCGTCAACAGATTCATTACCTAATAATTTTCGTGTGCACATGTTGTTCAACCCAGGActatcattttaattttatcctAAATGGAAGCTTGATTAGGACTATTTTGGTACAAGATCTTCCTAAACTCACTTATCCAGATCACAAGCTTAATTCACTCCTAAATTACCATAGATTACTTTTGCTTACTCCTTAAGTTGCTTGGCTGAGACTTTGCTTTTAAGCTCAAAACTTCATCAAGAATGACAACTGCaattgattttttctttttcttttttgttgatACTTAGATGGCTACACCAAGCTAGTTCCCAAGCATGATGCAACAAATTAAGAGAATTTCTTAATTAACCTTAGGGAGTTAATTCAATTCAGAATTTCCTAAAAGATAACATATCCCTCAAATTGGTCAACTGAAAAATGTCAAAATAATGCCATTACTATCCATATCTCATTCTCTTGTGAAACCAATAAGCTAAAGTGATATCATTTCTAAGCAACTTTGGGTGGAAGGAACAAAATTTTTGTTTAATAATCTTGGCTTCAACAGTG comes from the Euphorbia lathyris chromosome 5, ddEupLath1.1, whole genome shotgun sequence genome and includes:
- the LOC136230768 gene encoding equilibrative nucleotide transporter 1; the protein is MGLDGNITGNDRDSESSLLLPTAPVAPTQYIPKDTFHFAYIIYFSLGVGFLLPWNAFITAVDYFDDIYPGVSIDRIFALVYMLVGLCFLLVIVFYAHVSDAYVRINVGLALFAVALLVVPVMDAVYIKGRVGLMAGFDVTVGAVGLSGMADALVQGGLIGAAGELPERYMQAIVAGTAGSGVLVSFLRIVTKAVFTQDEAGVRKSANLYFVVSIVVMAICIVFYNVAHHLPVIKYYTDLKSQAVNEEKKEKGPLTGAQWRSTLLEIVGSVKWHGIGILVIYTVTLSIFPGYITEDVHSETLKDWYAILLIAGYNIFDLVGKSLTSVYLIENAKLAIGCSFARLIFFPLFLVCLHGPEFFRTEIPVTILTCLLGLTNGYFTSVLMILAPKVVPIQHAETAGIVIVLFLVVGLAVGSIVAWFWVI